A genomic stretch from Helianthus annuus cultivar XRQ/B chromosome 1, HanXRQr2.0-SUNRISE, whole genome shotgun sequence includes:
- the LOC110877698 gene encoding uncharacterized protein LOC110877698 gives MGKKTVAECNDLFESFAHSDMDYSTTSRTSIPVRTTSAGRGVNQVRLDPSVTAVVENLRQELRQEMRQELSEIKKKVDRCEVCRGGHDTIDCPTITLEQWQFEWLSSSGNPPGFPSGQYQSRGPSMYTSSSSGQFSGSGSSGQFSSGGPTQESQGSGKAPEVSTNRLEEMFAQMMTRTQAFMKNQEQTNKNHELQLKSQQATLLDLQRTVDGLAKQLQEHPPGQFSGNTFPNPANQSAKAITTRSGKSLGEVVREGVEEEVDEEIEMEAPGKQKYAQEYGKFLELFTQLKINLPFIEALQSMPKYAKFLKDLLKRKERIGELSNIPLTGGCSAVVLNKLPEKLTDPGTFTIPCFFGGAVTPAHALAYLGASINLMPFSLYERLGLGELTPTRMSLSLADRSVKYPRGIVENLLVKVDRFMFPVDFVVLDMEADERVPIILGRPFLRTAKAIIDVFDSKISLRAGDEIVTFEIDRAMQHPSGRDDDSGPCHSVYFLNSFISCVDTCLEYISGADLVGEGVVGEHSEGEVDEVEEEQLDKSDELSAEP, from the exons ATGGGAAAGAAGACGGTGGCTGAGTGCAATGATTTGTTTGAGAGTTTTGCCCACTCCGATATGGACTACAGTACTACCAGCAGGACTTCCATTCCTGTGCGTACCACCTCGGCCGGTCGAGGGGTAAACCAAGTTAGGTTGGACCCATCGGTAACTGCTGTAGTTGAGAATTTGAGGCAGGAGTTGAGGCAGGAGATGAGGCAGGAGTTGAGTGAGATAAAGAAGAAAGTTGATAGGTGTGAGGTTTGCCGAGGAGGGCATGATACTATAGATTGTCCTACCATCACTCTTGAGCAG TGGCAATTCGAGTGGTTATCGTCGTCTGGAAATCCTCCTGGATTTCCATCTGGTCAGTATCAGAGTAGAGGGCCCAGTATGTACACGAGTTCTAGTTCAGGGCAGTTTAGTGGGTCAGGTTCGAGTGGGCAGTTTTCGAGTGGAGGACCGACTCAGGAGAGTCAAGGCAGTGGAAAGGCTCCTGAGGTTAGTACGAACAGGTTGGAGGAGATGTTTGCCCAGATGATGACACGGACCCAGGCATTCATGAAAAATCAGGAGCAGACTAACAAAAATCACGAACTTCAGCTCAAGAGTCAGCAGGCCACTCTTCTCGATCTTCAGAGAACAGTAGACGGGCTTGCTAAGCAGTTACAGGAGCACCCACCGGGTCAGTTTTCAGGAAACACTTTCCCGAATCCCGCGAATCAGTCCGCGAAGGCGATTACGACCCGTAGTGGGAAGAGTTTGGGAGAGGTTGTGAGAGAAGGAGTTGAGGAAGAAGTTGATGAGGAGATCgagatggaggctccaggcaag CAGAAATATGCTCAGGAGTACGGGAAATTCCTCGAGTTGTTTACTCAGTTGAAGATCAATCTTCCGTTCATCGAGGCACTTCAGTCTATGCCTAAGTATGCGAAATTTCTCAAAGATCTTTTGAAGCGTAAGGAGAGAATCGGTGAGCTTTCGAATATTCCGTTGACAGGGGGTTGTTCCGCTGTAGTCTTGAATAAGCTACCAGAGAAGTTGACCGACCCGGGTActttcacgattccatgtttcTTTGGGGGAGCCGTTACCCCTGCTCACGCCTTAGCCTATTTAGGGGCCAGCATCAATCTGATGCCATTTTCGTTGTATGAGCGACTTGGTCTAGGAGAGCTTACACCCACGCGCATGTCATTGTCCTTggctgatcgatcagtcaagtaTCCTCGTGGGATAGTAGAGAATTTGTTGGTGAAGGTTGATAGGTTTATGTTCCCAGTGGATTTCGTTGTGCTCGATATGGAGGCCGATGAGAGAGTTCCTATTATTCTAGGCCGTCCATTTCTTCGAACCGCAAAGGCGATCATTGACGTCTTTGACAGTAAGATTTCTCTTCGTGCGGGTGACGAGATTGTCACATTCGAGATTGATAGAGCGATGCAGCATCCTAGCGGTCGTGATGATGACAGTGGGCCGTGTCATTCCGTTTACTTTCTCAATTCATTCATATCTTGCGTCGACACGTGTCTTGAGTACATTAGTGGAGCCGATTTAGTAGGCGAGGGAGTTGTTGGCGAGCATTCTGAGGGTGAAGTTGATGAGGTAGAGGAGGAGCAGTTGGATAAGAGTGATGAGTTGAGTGCTGAGCCGTGA